In Scatophagus argus isolate fScaArg1 chromosome 3, fScaArg1.pri, whole genome shotgun sequence, one genomic interval encodes:
- the si:ch211-161c3.5 gene encoding uncharacterized protein C3orf18 homolog isoform X1, with product MAATAAKTTTSFLSTSATTTAVPFLSTSSSARDNVTSRTTLMTVTITTNETSFNATTFPEPVIESSGMGMVLVPFGIITVIGLAVVIMLYIRKRKRLEKLRHQLMPMYNFDPAEEQDDLLEQELLDHGREGSLTGPNAKTLTTSQGTTQRPSRLVFTDVAKALNA from the exons ATGGCTGCAACTGCAGCTAAGACAACTACAAGTTTTCTCTCCACATCTGCCACGACCACAGCAGTCCCCTTCCTCTCGACAAGCTCAAGTGCCAGAGACAATGTCACCTCCAGAACAACATTAATGACTGTTACTATAACGACAAACGAGACCAGCTTCAATGCCACCACATTTCCAGAGCCGGTGATTGAGAGCTCAGGAATGGGAATGGTGCTTGTGCCGTTTGGCATCATCACTGTCATTGGCTTAGCAGTGGTCATT ATGCTGTATATTCGGAAGAGGAAGCG GCTTGAGAAGCTAAGACACCAACTCATGCCCATGTACAACTTTGACCCGGCTGAAGAACAAGATGACCTGCTGGAACAGGAACTACTAGACCACGGCCGGGAAGGCAGCCTCACAGGTCCCAATGCCAAG ACTCTCACAACCTCCCAGGGAACCACGCAGAGGCCCAGTCGCCTGGTCTTCACCGATGTAGCCAAAGCTCTCAACGCTTAG
- the si:ch211-161c3.5 gene encoding uncharacterized protein C3orf18 homolog isoform X2, whose product MAATAAKTTTSFLSTSATTTAVPFLSTSSSARDNVTSRTTLMTVTITTNETSFNATTFPEPVIESSGMGMVLVPFGIITVIGLAVVIMLYIRKRKRLEKLRHQLMPMYNFDPAEEQDDLLEQELLDHGREGSLTGPNAKF is encoded by the exons ATGGCTGCAACTGCAGCTAAGACAACTACAAGTTTTCTCTCCACATCTGCCACGACCACAGCAGTCCCCTTCCTCTCGACAAGCTCAAGTGCCAGAGACAATGTCACCTCCAGAACAACATTAATGACTGTTACTATAACGACAAACGAGACCAGCTTCAATGCCACCACATTTCCAGAGCCGGTGATTGAGAGCTCAGGAATGGGAATGGTGCTTGTGCCGTTTGGCATCATCACTGTCATTGGCTTAGCAGTGGTCATT ATGCTGTATATTCGGAAGAGGAAGCG GCTTGAGAAGCTAAGACACCAACTCATGCCCATGTACAACTTTGACCCGGCTGAAGAACAAGATGACCTGCTGGAACAGGAACTACTAGACCACGGCCGGGAAGGCAGCCTCACAGGTCCCAATGCCAAG ttttGA
- the LOC124057125 gene encoding calmodulin-like protein 6, giving the protein MFDEEGDGDVKTQELERLMSLMGINPTKRELSQMAKDVDKDGKGIFNCDSFLGLMALYHERTKNQDAELRAAFKVFDKEAKGYIDWNTLKYVLMNAGEPLNEVEAEQMMKEADKDGDGTIDYEEFVAMMTGNLFKMS; this is encoded by the exons ATGTTTGATGAAGAGGGGGATGGAGATGTGAAGACACAGGAGCTGGAGAGACTGATGAGTTTAATGGGAATCAATCCTACGAAGAGAGAACTCAGCCAGATGGCCAAAGATGTTGACAAAGACG gTAAAGGTATATTTAACTGTGACAGCTTCCTGGGTCTGATGGCACTGTACCACGAAAGAACCAAGAACCAGGATGCTGAACTCAGAGCTGCTTTTAAAGTATTTGACAAAGAGGCCAAGGGATATATTGACTGGAACACACTCAA ATATGTGCTGATGAATGCAGGAGAACCACTTAACGAGGTTGAGGCAGAGCAAATGATGAAGGAGGCAGATAAAGATGGAGATGGAACCATTGATTATGAAG AATTTGTGGCCATGATGACTGGGAACTTGTTCAAAATGAGCTGA
- the gnb1b gene encoding guanine nucleotide binding protein (G protein), beta polypeptide 1b, with amino-acid sequence MSELDQLRQEAEQLKNQIRDARKACADATLSQITANIDPVGRIQMRTRRTLRGHLAKIYAMHWGTDSRLLVSASQDGKLIIWDSYTTNKVHAIPLRSSWVMTCAYAPSGNYVACGGLDNICSIYNLKTREGNVRVSRELAGHTGYLSCCRFLDDNQIVTSSGDTTCALWDIETGQQTTTFAGHTGDVMSLSLAPDSRLFVSGACDASAKLWDVREGMCRQTFTGHESDINAICFFPNGNAFATGSDDATCRLFDLRADQELMTYSHDNIICGITSVAFSKSGRLLLAGYDDFNCNVWDTLKADRAGVLAGHDNRVSCLGVTDDGMAVATGSWDSFLKIWN; translated from the exons ATGAGTGAACTGGACCAGTTACGCCAAGAGGCAGAGCAGCTCAAAAATCAGATCAGA gatGCCAGGAAAGCATGTGCAGATGCCACACTATCACAG ATCACAGCTAATATTGACCCCGTTGGCCGAATCCAGATGCGTACAAGACGAACGCTGCGGGGTCATTTGGCTAAAATCTATGCCATGCATTGGGGAACAGATTCCAG GCTCTTGGTCAGTGCCTCTCAAGATGGCAAACTCATTATTTGGGACAGCTATACCACAAATAAG GTTCATGCCATTCCACTTCGATCTTCCTGGGTCATGACTTGCGCGTATGCACCTTCAGGAAATTATGTGGCCTGTGGTGGCTTAGACAACATCTGCTCGATTTACAACCTGAAAACACGCGAGGGGAATGTACGCGTGAGCCGTGAGCTCGCTGGACATACAG GATATCTGTCCTGCTGTCGCTTTCTTGATGACAACCAGATTGTTACAAGCTCTGGAGATACCACTTG tgCCCTTTGGGACATTGAGACTGGCCAGCAGACAACTACATTTGCTGGACATACAGGTGATGTCATGAGCCTGTCATTGGCCCCTGACTCGCGGTTATTTGTCTCTGGTGCTTGTGATGCTTCAGCTAAACTCTGGGATGTTCGAGAGGGCATGTGCAGACAGACGTTCACCGGCCATGAGTCTGACATCAATGCCATTTGT ttcttcCCTAATGGCAACGCCTTTGCCACGGGCTCCGATGATGCCACCTGCAGGCTGTTTGATCTGCGTGCCGATCAGGAATTAATGACCTACTCTCATGATAATATCATCTGTGGCATCACCTCTGTTGCATTCTCAAAGAGTGGCCGTCTTCTTCTGGCGGGATATGATGACTTCAACTGTAACGTGTGGGACACATTAAAAGCTGACCGTGCTG GTGTCTTGGCTGGACATGATAACCGTGTTAGCTGCCTTGGAGTCACTGATGATGGCATGGCAGTTGCAACGGGATCCTGGGACAGTTTTCTGAAGATCTGGAATTGA